In a genomic window of Nostoc sp. UHCC 0870:
- a CDS encoding Mu transposase C-terminal domain-containing protein codes for MLTYTDLKLRLLELNIPDNTQKIVEQIRSSEPLRRVSSAGRNVIGFHSSQKMCRTIQFESHTVELVAIELFYEYDNDVLEYWDQAFQFTLKYESKNGKNNTSAHIPDFFVIRQNSLGFEEWKPEKTLEKLAVNQPNRYLQGEDGLWHSPPAEEYAKKLGFYYRLRSDAEINWIKYRNIKYLKGYLDKNYTVSPEIAANLVSIVTSNPGISLAQVREEAKEATIDDINALIAANQLYIDLSAAPLMEQKRVNIFRDQLTAEAYTVVVKSYTPTVADQLKIVDVDVGSSLLWDGKALTITAIGDTKIWLSGEDDPIGLTHTGFHKLVELGEITAVQTQEASSIKSQGWEQFLKASPEVLEVANHRYQAIAPYLHGKPTQSSDQVYSERTIRYWKAKFRDTQQKYGSGFIGLIDNRQAKGNRTARYSEQAREFIYKIIEEHYETFTQKNVWSVYQTLIDEWEEAGMIEPIPSHTTFYEMVKHRSGYVQTKKRQGSRAANQKTPPLQLNLQTPRHGDRPLEIVHIDHTLLDIEMVCASTGMNLGRPWVTAMIDAFSRRIIGVYTTFDAPSYRSCMMVLRICVQRLGRFPETIVVDNGKEFKSIYFDTLLARFETNKKHRPADMPKFSSIIERWFGTNNTQFINNLKGNTQITKHVRLVKKANNPKNLAVWTLDEFYDYFANGYCYGVYEQRKHPALEGLSPGEAFALGLAHSGSRPHQKILYDEQFRILTLPSTSKGTAKVQASTGVRINGQDYWSIDDSFIRPDIEGKQVPIRYDPFDYGTAYAYVQRQWIRCLSKHYNKFQGHSEREVMIANTIAARKRQLHKKGIASGVESIATLLKNAESHEELLLQRQRDLAVKDVRDLIESRSVLPNTSQKTNISQAIHSLPDADSTDSEVKTTDDDVVDLNEIKPYDDEELW; via the coding sequence ATGCTGACTTATACTGACTTAAAGTTACGATTGCTAGAATTAAATATACCAGACAATACTCAAAAGATAGTGGAGCAAATCCGCTCATCAGAACCATTGAGAAGAGTAAGTAGTGCAGGCAGAAACGTCATCGGTTTCCATTCTAGCCAGAAGATGTGCAGAACTATACAATTTGAGTCTCATACAGTTGAACTTGTAGCTATCGAGCTTTTCTATGAGTACGACAACGACGTTCTTGAATATTGGGATCAGGCATTTCAATTTACATTGAAATACGAATCTAAGAATGGAAAGAATAATACCTCTGCACATATACCAGATTTTTTTGTTATCCGTCAGAATTCGCTTGGTTTTGAAGAGTGGAAACCAGAAAAAACTTTGGAGAAGTTAGCTGTAAATCAGCCAAACCGTTATCTTCAGGGAGAAGATGGTCTCTGGCATAGTCCTCCTGCTGAAGAGTATGCAAAGAAATTAGGATTTTACTATCGCCTTCGTTCAGATGCTGAGATTAACTGGATTAAGTACCGTAACATTAAATATCTCAAAGGATATCTTGATAAGAACTATACGGTAAGTCCAGAAATTGCTGCTAATTTAGTTTCAATTGTCACTTCCAATCCAGGCATCAGCTTGGCTCAAGTACGTGAGGAAGCAAAAGAAGCGACTATTGATGATATTAATGCCCTCATTGCAGCTAATCAACTATACATTGACCTAAGTGCTGCACCTTTAATGGAGCAAAAAAGAGTAAATATTTTTCGTGATCAATTAACAGCAGAAGCTTACACTGTTGTAGTTAAATCTTATACTCCGACAGTAGCAGATCAACTAAAAATTGTTGATGTTGATGTTGGATCATCCCTTCTTTGGGATGGTAAAGCCTTAACAATTACAGCAATAGGAGATACCAAAATTTGGTTGAGTGGAGAAGATGATCCTATAGGACTAACCCATACTGGATTCCATAAGCTAGTGGAACTTGGGGAGATAACTGCTGTGCAAACCCAAGAAGCATCAAGTATTAAGTCACAGGGATGGGAACAGTTTCTAAAAGCTAGTCCCGAAGTCTTAGAAGTTGCCAATCATCGCTACCAAGCGATCGCACCTTACCTGCATGGAAAACCTACACAATCATCAGACCAGGTTTATTCTGAGCGTACCATTCGATACTGGAAAGCTAAATTCCGAGATACTCAACAAAAATACGGCAGTGGCTTCATTGGTCTGATAGATAATAGACAAGCTAAAGGAAATCGTACTGCTAGATATTCAGAGCAAGCAAGAGAATTCATCTACAAGATAATCGAAGAACACTACGAAACGTTTACACAAAAGAATGTGTGGTCAGTTTACCAAACACTGATTGACGAGTGGGAAGAAGCAGGGATGATTGAACCTATTCCCAGCCATACAACTTTTTATGAAATGGTGAAACATCGTTCGGGTTATGTACAAACAAAGAAACGACAAGGTTCTCGTGCTGCTAACCAAAAAACACCACCCTTGCAGTTAAATCTCCAGACACCTCGACATGGCGATCGCCCTTTGGAAATTGTACATATTGACCATACCTTACTCGATATCGAAATGGTATGTGCATCAACAGGTATGAATCTTGGCAGACCTTGGGTAACAGCGATGATTGATGCCTTTAGTAGAAGAATTATTGGAGTTTATACCACTTTCGATGCGCCTAGTTACCGCTCTTGTATGATGGTACTGCGAATATGTGTACAACGTCTTGGACGCTTTCCTGAGACTATTGTAGTTGATAACGGTAAAGAATTTAAAAGCATTTATTTTGATACACTTTTAGCTCGGTTTGAAACCAATAAGAAGCACCGACCAGCAGATATGCCGAAATTTAGCTCTATTATTGAGCGTTGGTTCGGTACAAACAATACACAATTCATCAACAACTTAAAAGGTAATACTCAGATTACAAAACACGTTCGTCTAGTTAAGAAAGCAAATAATCCAAAAAATTTGGCTGTTTGGACACTTGATGAATTTTATGACTACTTTGCTAACGGATATTGTTACGGAGTATATGAGCAAAGGAAACATCCTGCTCTAGAAGGACTTTCTCCAGGTGAAGCCTTTGCTCTTGGACTTGCTCATAGTGGCTCTCGTCCCCATCAAAAGATTCTTTATGATGAGCAGTTCAGAATTTTGACTTTACCTTCAACATCTAAAGGGACAGCAAAAGTTCAAGCTAGCACGGGAGTAAGGATTAATGGTCAAGATTACTGGTCTATAGATGATTCATTTATTCGTCCAGATATTGAAGGCAAACAAGTACCAATACGCTATGACCCATTCGATTATGGCACTGCTTATGCCTATGTTCAGAGACAGTGGATACGCTGTCTTTCCAAGCACTACAACAAATTTCAAGGTCACTCAGAGCGAGAGGTAATGATTGCTAATACAATTGCCGCACGGAAAAGACAGCTTCACAAAAAAGGTATTGCATCTGGGGTAGAGAGTATTGCGACACTGCTGAAAAATGCAGAATCACATGAGGAATTGCTGCTTCAGCGTCAGCGCGATTTAGCAGTAAAAGATGTCCGTGACTTAATCGAAAGTAGATCAGTTTTACCCAATACTTCTCAAAAAACTAATATCTCACAGGCTATACATAGCTTGCCAGATGCAGATTCTACTGACAGCGAAGTGAAAACAACAGACGATGATGTTGTTGATTTGAATGAGATTAAACCCTATGACGATGAGGAATTGTGGTAA
- a CDS encoding ATP-binding protein, which yields MSNQRAFPLELLQQPSSEKLTYFKGITVPHKNLKEVLNVLKTNILEPADTSLFLVFGSTGIGKTTLRLRLEKLILEEFLEELRQNPGLIAVAGVEVNSPAQGKFNQSDYYIRVLESLNEVLISYKVDYAISDDPSGDLKPVPKTKQNNAAALRRSMEKAFTHRQLKAFMVDEAQHLFAMAGGHQLLNQMNWIKSIANLTKTVHVLFGTYELLNCFTVNGQVGRRSQDIHLARYHREFPQDLAEYSRVIQTFQRYCPLPKEPQLENHCEYFIDYSVGCIGILKNWFVRALRISLEEDAKTLILQHFQKTELSPARRKQIRQEAESGEKRLEELLKDDEEIYNSNSNKKRSTQSRNQRLGERKPQRDPVGIDSYEN from the coding sequence ATGAGCAACCAAAGAGCATTTCCTTTAGAACTTTTACAACAACCATCCTCAGAAAAATTGACATACTTCAAAGGGATTACCGTACCTCACAAAAATTTGAAGGAAGTGTTGAATGTACTAAAAACTAATATCCTTGAACCTGCTGACACCTCATTGTTTCTTGTATTTGGTTCAACGGGTATTGGTAAAACAACTCTCCGTTTGCGTTTGGAGAAACTCATTCTTGAAGAATTTCTGGAGGAGTTACGCCAAAATCCTGGACTAATTGCTGTAGCTGGTGTAGAAGTTAATTCTCCAGCACAAGGTAAATTTAATCAATCAGATTACTACATCCGAGTTTTAGAAAGCTTAAATGAAGTCTTAATTAGCTACAAAGTTGATTATGCGATTTCTGATGACCCGTCTGGTGACTTAAAGCCCGTTCCTAAGACTAAACAGAACAATGCCGCAGCATTACGTCGCTCAATGGAAAAGGCGTTTACTCATCGGCAGTTAAAAGCTTTTATGGTGGATGAGGCTCAACACCTCTTTGCTATGGCTGGTGGACATCAGTTACTGAACCAGATGAATTGGATTAAGTCTATTGCCAATCTCACAAAGACAGTACACGTTTTGTTTGGTACTTATGAGTTACTTAACTGTTTTACAGTAAATGGACAAGTTGGTAGGCGTAGTCAGGACATTCATCTTGCCCGCTATCACAGGGAGTTTCCACAGGATTTAGCTGAGTACAGCAGAGTAATCCAGACTTTTCAGCGTTACTGTCCCCTTCCAAAAGAACCACAGCTTGAAAATCATTGTGAATATTTTATTGATTACTCTGTTGGTTGCATCGGAATTCTTAAGAACTGGTTTGTTCGTGCGCTACGTATTTCTCTAGAAGAAGATGCCAAGACTTTAATACTTCAGCATTTCCAAAAGACAGAACTATCTCCAGCCCGACGTAAGCAAATCCGTCAGGAGGCAGAATCAGGGGAAAAACGTTTGGAAGAACTTCTCAAAGATGATGAAGAAATTTATAACTCTAATTCCAACAAAAAGAGATCCACTCAATCTCGTAACCAACGCTTAGGTGAACGCAAACCGCAAAGAGATCCAGTAGGAATAGATTCGTATGAAAATTAA